The Bombus terrestris chromosome 16, iyBomTerr1.2, whole genome shotgun sequence genome includes a region encoding these proteins:
- the LOC100647051 gene encoding beta-ureidopropionase gives MSNSKFDQTLEEILETNLPEKELAEVKRLLYGRELQSLNLPQWNGSGDLDIQGYIMGGSVTEQLRPPRPVRVGLIQHSIVLPTTEPLQKQRNALHMKIQKYVDYAAACGVNILCLQEAWAMPFAFCTREKYPWCELAEDAENGSTIILMSELAQRHGMVIISPILERDSANGDTLWNTSVIINNDGKVIGKVRKNHIPRVGDFNESTYYMEGNTGHPVFETCFGRIAVNICYGRHHPQNWMMYGLHGAEIVFNPSATTSHTSEPLWSIEARCAAIANSYYTCAINRVGTEMFPNEFTSGDGAPAHRDFGHFYGSSYITAPDGTRTPGLSRCKDGLLVSELDLNLCRQMKDFWCLRMTQRLDLYAKELNEYVEKNCKPQQKNVKQQEKDSKN, from the exons ATGAGTAATTCAAAGTTCGATCAAACTCTCGAAGAGATTTTGGAGACAAATCTACCAGAGAAGGAGCTGGCTGAAGTTAAGCGCCTTTTATATGGCCGCGAGTTGCA GTCGCTAAATCTTCCTCAATGGAACGGAAGTGGAGATCTCGATATCCAAGGATACATCATGGGCGGCAGTGTAACGGAACAACTGCGTCCTCCACGTCCCGTCCGAGTTGGTTTGATTCAGCATTCCATAGTGCTACCAACGACAGAACCTTTGCAGAAACAAAGAAACGCTCTgcatatgaaaattcaaaaatatgtCGACTACGCTGCAGCCTGCGGTGTCAACATACTCTGTCTCCAAGAGGCTTGGG CTATGCCATTTGCCTTCTGCACCAGAGAGAAATATCCCTGGTGTGAACTGGCTGAAGATGCTGAGAATGGATCAACCATAATACTCATGAGTGAACTTGCTCAACGGCATGGAATGGTTATCATTTCTCCAATTCTTGAGAGAGACTCTGCAAATGGCGACACTCTGTGGAACACttctgtaataattaataacgatgGAAAAGTGATTGGAAAGGTGAGGAAGAATCATATCCCTCGCGTAGGAGATTTCAACGAGTCTACTTATTACATGGAAGGAAATACAGGACATCCTGTCTTCGAAACATGTTTTGGACGTATAGCTGTTAACATTTGTTATGGTAGACATCATCCCCAGAATTGGATGATGTACGGATTGCATGGTGCTGAG ATTGTATTCAACCCATCAGCAACAACCAGCCATACATCTGAACCATTATGGTCCATCGAAGCAAGATGTGCAGCCATAGCAAACAGTTACTATACCTGTGCTATTAATCGCGTTGGAACTGAAATGTTCCCCAATGAATTTACGTCTGGCGATGGAGCTCCTGCGCACCGTGATTTTGGCCACTTTTATGGATCCAGCTACATCACTGCTCCTGATGGAACTAGAACACCGGGCTTAAGTCGTTGTAAAGATGGTCTTCTCGTCTCTGAACTAGATCTAAACTTGTGTCGTCAGATGAAAGATTTTTGGTGTTTGAGA atGACACAAAGATTGGACTTGTACGCCAAAGAACTGAACGAATATGTGGAAAAAAACTGTAAACCACAacagaaaaatgtgaaacagcAGGAAAAAGACAGCAAAAATTAA
- the LOC100646813 gene encoding vacuolar protein sorting-associated protein 72 homolog: protein MALNRDRRSNAGSKMAKLLNEEEEDDFYKTTYGGFDEVEQDHDYMEEDEAEDEVDSDFSIDENDEPISDTEQEGPKKKRRLVTKAYKEPKVQSNQLPPKEKRVRQPRQRTFIESTERKSIRRSTAAKSAATQRRLTERNEHQKRKTRVIRHDTWKPTQEELLEEALQTEQINMKSLEKYQKLENEKKNTRTVRKSQTGPMIRYQSLAMPVMILSEVNYNKEEDKINVEGDDEKSANLEDKHPDGTTGESAVTIKTENGMLDISKKESSKNSNKGKYYYEQTKGYYERTFITFENEQLFSGAFKKTSTPRSPMKPLCAITRLPAKYLDPMTQLPYKNVQTFRLLREAYYQQLEARTDINDTSQSPDLLRWLEWRQKNHGGLAQRNTVRLEPASASMPM from the exons ATGGCACTAAATAGAGATCGGCGTTCAAACGCCGGAAGTAAGATGGCAAAATTACtcaatgaagaagaagaagatgatttCTATAAAACAACTTATGGAGGTTTTGACGAAGTAGAACAGGATCATGATTACAT GGAAGAAGATGAAGCGGAAGATGAAGTAGATTCAGACTTTAGCATAGATGAAAATGATGAGCCCATTTCTGATACTGAACAGGAGGGACCTAAGAAAAAACGTAGGCTAGTAACAAAAGCTTATAAAGAACCTAAAGTTCAGTCTAATCAATTGCCACCTAAAGAAAAGAGAGTAAGACAGCCGAGGCAAAGAACCTTTATCGAGAGCACAG AAAGAAAATCTATACGTCGATCTACTGCTGCAAAATCGGCTGCAACACAAAGAAGACTTACTGAAAGAAATGAgcatcaaaaaagaaaaactagagTTATAAGACATGATACATGGAAGCCTACTCAAGAAGAATTATTAGAAGAAGCATTGCAAACTGAACAGATCAATATGAAATCATTAG AAAAGTATCAGAaactagaaaatgaaaaaaaaaatactagAACAGTAAGAAAATCGCAAACTGGACCTATGATTAGGTATCAGTCTTTAGCAATGCCTGTTATGATACTTTCTGAGGTGAATTATaataaagaagaagataaaattaatgTTGAAGGAGATGACGAAAAAAGTGCAAATTTGGAAGACAAGCATCCAGATGGGACAACAGGTGAAAG TGCTGTAACTATAAAGACAGAAAATGGCATGCTGGACATTTCCAAAAAGGAATCTTCCAAAAATTCCAACAAAGGCAAATATTACTATGAACAAACAAAAGGATATTACGAAAGAACCTTCATTACTTTCGAAAATGAACAACTGTTTTCTGGAGCTTTCAAAAAAACTTCCACACCAAGATCACCGATGAAACCTTTATGTGCAATTACTAG gcTCCCAGCAAAATATTTAGATCCCATGACTCAACTACcatacaaaaatgtgcaaacgTTTCGTCTATTGCGTGAAGCGTATTATCAACAATTAGAAGCTCGAACAGATATTAATGATACCTCACAAAGCCCAGATTTACTACGGTGGCTCGAATGGAGACAAAAAAATCATGGTGGTCTAGCTCAAAGAAACACAGTACGTCTTGAACCAGCTTCCGCGAGCATGCCTATGTAG
- the LOC100647364 gene encoding ras-related protein Rab-11A, giving the protein MGTRDDEYDYLFKVVLIGDSGVGKSNLLSRFTRNEFNLESKSTIGVEFATRSIQVDGKTIKAQIWDTAGQERYRAITSAYYRGAVGALLVYDIAKHLTYENVERWLRELRDHADQNIVIMLVGNKSDLRHLRAVPTDEAKAFAERNGLSFIETSALDSTNVETAFQNILTEIYRIVSQKQIRDPPEGDTIRPQNVEPIDVKPTMNSEGMRKQCCQ; this is encoded by the exons tTGTTCTTATTGGTGATTCTGGTGTAGGAAAAAGTAATCTTTTGTCAAGATTTACAAGAAATGAATTCAATTTGGAATCAAAGTCGACTATAGGAGTTGAATTTGCTACGCGTAGTATACAAGTAGATGGGAAAACTATTAAAGCTCAGATTTGGGACACAGCAGGACAAGAGCGTTATCGCGCTATTACATCTGC GTACTATCGTGGTGCGGTTGGAGCTCTGCTGGTGTACGATATCGCGAAGCATTTGACGTACGAAAATGTGGAGAGATGGTTGCGAGAATTGCGGGACCATGCTGATCAAAACATCGTTATTATGTTGGTGGGAAATAAATCTGACTTAAGGCATCTACGTGCGGTTCCAACCGACGAGGCGAAAGCGTTCGCGGAGAGAAACGGCCTCTCTTTTATTGAAACTTCTGCTTTAGATTCTACAAATGTTGAGACAgcgtttcaaaatatattaacag AAATCTACAGAATCGTATCGCAGAAACAGATACGTGACCCACCCGAAGGTGATACAATCCGGCCACAAAACGTAGAACCCATCGACGTGAAGCCAACAATGAACTCAGAGGGAATGCGCAAGCAGTGCTGCCAGTGA